The following are from one region of the Staphylococcus argenteus genome:
- a CDS encoding DUF1514 family protein encodes MWITMTIVFAILLLVCISINSDRAREIQALRYMNDYLLDEVVKTKGYNGLEEYRIELKRMNNDIKK; translated from the coding sequence ATGTGGATTACTATGACTATTGTATTTGCTATATTGCTATTAGTTTGTATCAGTATTAATAGTGATCGTGCAAGAGAGATACAAGCACTCAGATATATGAATGATTATCTACTTGATGAAGTAGTTAAAACTAAAGGATACAACGGGTTAGAAGAATACAGGATTGAATTGAAGCGAATGAATAACGATATTAAAAAGTAA
- the rinB gene encoding transcriptional activator RinB has protein sequence MVKEILRLLFLLAMYELGKYVTEQVYIMMTANDDVEAPSDYVFRAEVSE, from the coding sequence GTGGTTAAAGAAATTTTGAGACTATTATTCTTACTAGCAATGTATGAGCTAGGTAAGTATGTAACTGAGCAAGTATATATTATGATGACGGCTAATGATGATGTAGAAGCGCCGAGTGATTACGTCTTTCGAGCGGAGGTAAGTGAGTGA
- a CDS encoding DUF1381 domain-containing protein: MTQYLVTTFKDSTGRPHEHITVARDNQTFTVIEAESKEEAERKYEAQVKIRRDGDAKENGND; this comes from the coding sequence GTGACACAATACTTAGTCACAACATTCAAAGATTCAACAGGACGACCACATGAACATATTACTGTGGCTAGAGATAATCAGACGTTTACAGTTATTGAGGCAGAGAGTAAAGAAGAAGCTGAGCGCAAATACGAGGCACAAGTTAAGATAAGGAGAGATGGAGATGCCAAAGAAAACGGTAACGATTGA